In Plasmodium brasilianum strain Bolivian I chromosome 1, whole genome shotgun sequence, a single genomic region encodes these proteins:
- a CDS encoding ATP synthase subunit C, producing MNKFFNTLNSSLFQNFKLKSSFLSTGCFVGNRNFLTRGGSTSFCSDLNRINNFFRYYHTSPFISKTINHSNCSALLQKEDNSCINHKSGVRHDSGIASLSAAIALMSVGGVAQGIGNLFSALVLGTSRNPSIKDELFTYTLIGMGFLEFLEPRGGEKNYWRLQVLFISNMKNLIKERHNDFRFKHNTKPLLWSKQLEESAKEEANFIKANSDCVVAAKQINTNYFDFLNGEEIESAVNSWYEGINNYDFELGPIKKGENVFEFTKVVWKGAEHIGCATACCKYRGILICKYDNNVNKPGYFADNVGMIDSVFVWNDSWIEK from the exons ATGAACAAGTTCTTCAATACTTTAAATTCGTccctttttcaaaatttcaaGCTGAAAAGCTCATTTTTGAGTACAGGATGTTTTGTAGGAAAcagaaattttttaacaagGGGTGGAAGTACCTCCTTTTGTAGTGACCTAAACAGAattaataacttttttagGTACTATCATACCTCACCTTTTATAAGTAAAACAATTAACCATTCAAATTGCAGCGCTCTTCTtcaa AAAGAAGACAACAGTTGTATTAACCACAAATCAGGCGTTAGACATGACAGCGGGATAGCAAGTTTATCAGCAGCAATTGCGCTAATGTCAGTAGGAGGG GTTGCTCAAGGTATaggaaatttattttctgcTTTGGTGCTAGGTACTAGTAGGAACCCATCAATAAAGGACGAACTATTTACTTACACCTTAATTGGAATGGGATTTTTAGAGTTTTTGG AACCACGGGGAGGGGAAAAAAACTACTGGCGATTACAAGTGTTATTCATAAGCAACATG aaaaatttaattaaagaaaGACACAATGATTTCAGATTTAAACATAACACAAAACCGTTACTTTG gAGTAAACAACTTGAAGAATCTGCAAAAGAAGAGGcgaatttt ATAAAAGCTAACTCCGACTGTGTTGTAGCGGCTAAGCAAATAAACACAAACTATTTTGACTTTTTGAATGGTGAAGAGATAGAATCAGCAGTAAATTCATGGTATGAAGgcattaataattatgactTTGAGTTAg GTCCTATTAAAAAGGGGGAAAATGTTTTTGAATTTACCAAGGTTGTATGGAAAGGAGCAGAG CATATCGGTTGCGCCACTGCTTGCTGTAAATATAGGGGAATCTTAATTTgcaaatatgataataacgTTAACAAGccag GTTATTTTGCGGATAACGTAGGAATGATTGAT